The following proteins are co-located in the Bacillus pumilus genome:
- a CDS encoding SMI1/KNR4 family protein: MSFKRIKDKLDQYTIDIRSTKTNNSLNEINKIEEENGYYISSDYKSFISEYGECWIEDNVYTDLREKPVWLGGESVPVELFYGLEQNDYDIREAIKTYKEQLPEHIIPIADADGGDQICLDVSEINQGKIYFWDHELRDGEQDLFLIADTFTEFIEGLYIEEEVEDSETGAIDIQLSDDLLAMLKDINKD; this comes from the coding sequence TTGATCAGTACACTATCGATATTAGATCAACCAAAACAAATAACTCATTAAACGAAATAAATAAAATAGAAGAAGAAAACGGATATTATATTTCTTCTGATTATAAGAGTTTTATAAGCGAATATGGAGAATGTTGGATTGAAGATAACGTATACACCGATTTAAGAGAGAAACCGGTGTGGTTAGGTGGTGAATCAGTGCCGGTCGAATTGTTTTATGGATTAGAGCAGAATGATTATGATATCCGAGAAGCTATAAAAACATATAAAGAACAATTACCAGAACACATAATTCCTATCGCAGATGCAGACGGAGGAGACCAAATTTGTTTAGATGTTAGTGAAATAAATCAAGGGAAAATTTATTTTTGGGATCATGAACTAAGAGATGGCGAACAAGACTTATTCCTGATTGCTGATACATTTACAGAATTTATTGAAGGATTGTATATTGAAGAAGAAGTTGAAGATAGTGAAACAGGAGCTATTGATATCCAACTTAGTGACGACCTCTTGGCTATGTTAAAAGATATAAATAAAGATTGA
- a CDS encoding antitoxin YezG family protein: MEMEPSNEVYQEILNTINEIIPVDWENVLLYAEILDDSREVYFFFNTNKQQEYIYSHDIPDIFEVSENIYDDLLINLQNSFKKLRDEFKINEQKAWTNLTLKIKNRNQFAIDFNYDDVLNSHYNTYQRMAIWEYENLGIFPEDEEDKEIVLNYIKNKKKTMTNAHYPPN; this comes from the coding sequence ATGGAAATGGAACCATCGAATGAAGTTTATCAAGAAATTTTGAATACAATAAATGAAATAATACCTGTTGATTGGGAGAATGTTTTGCTATATGCGGAAATTCTGGATGACTCTCGTGAAGTTTATTTTTTCTTTAATACAAACAAACAACAAGAATATATTTATTCTCATGATATTCCTGATATATTTGAGGTCAGTGAAAATATATATGATGACTTATTAATTAATTTACAGAATTCTTTTAAGAAACTCAGAGATGAATTTAAAATTAACGAGCAAAAAGCTTGGACAAATTTAACGCTAAAAATCAAGAATAGGAATCAATTTGCCATTGATTTTAATTATGATGATGTATTGAACTCTCATTACAATACCTATCAACGAATGGCTATTTGGGAATATGAAAATTTGGGAATTTTCCCTGAAGATGAGGAAGATAAAGAAATTGTGTTGAATTATATAAAGAATAAAAAGAAAACAATGACTAACGCACATTACCCTCCAAATTAA
- a CDS encoding GNAT family N-acetyltransferase yields MNQLETNRLILRPFCDEDAAGMLDYLSNPRVNCFLDDQISTLEEAAAKVQKRKADHSYTAVCLKESQQIIGELFHLKEEPDTYSIGWNFNAVYEGKGYARESAEALLSYLFVEKGARRLYAYVEDDNDRSRTLCERLGMRKEGLFLEFISFTTYEDGTPKYENTYQYALLKKEWEQHHSQ; encoded by the coding sequence ATGAATCAATTAGAAACGAATCGGTTAATTCTTAGACCATTTTGTGATGAAGATGCAGCAGGAATGCTAGATTACTTGTCTAATCCAAGAGTGAATTGTTTTCTTGATGATCAAATCTCTACATTAGAAGAAGCTGCCGCTAAGGTGCAAAAAAGAAAAGCAGATCACTCTTATACAGCAGTTTGTTTAAAAGAAAGTCAACAGATTATCGGTGAATTATTTCATTTAAAAGAGGAGCCTGACACGTATTCAATTGGCTGGAATTTCAATGCAGTATATGAAGGGAAGGGATATGCGCGTGAGAGTGCTGAAGCTCTCTTGTCCTATTTATTTGTGGAAAAGGGGGCGAGGCGGCTTTATGCATACGTAGAGGATGATAATGACCGATCCCGAACATTATGTGAGCGATTAGGGATGCGGAAAGAAGGCCTTTTTCTTGAGTTTATTTCATTTACTACATATGAGGATGGCACACCTAAATATGAAAACACCTATCAATATGCTTTGCTGAAAAAGGAATGGGAGCAGCATCACTCTCAATAG
- a CDS encoding undecaprenyl-diphosphatase yields MQEYNERLFRSINQLSIDHDYLNPLLIGLAEYTVLLVALMLLVMWLQNRSRKNRMVVISAGLTFILAELLGKVAGAFYSNPQPFAELSHVNLLIHKEVNNSFPSDHTIFIFSICLIFWLFHKRHIYWLFIASAVGFSRIWVGVHYPFDVLAGAVIACLTAVAVIGLPIFQKFIDAILSCYEWFEQKCVGKRTE; encoded by the coding sequence ATGCAGGAGTATAATGAACGGTTGTTTAGATCGATCAATCAGCTCAGTATCGATCACGATTATTTGAATCCGTTGCTGATTGGATTAGCTGAATATACAGTGCTGTTAGTAGCGCTCATGCTTCTTGTCATGTGGCTTCAAAATCGAAGCAGAAAAAATAGGATGGTGGTCATATCTGCTGGACTTACCTTCATATTGGCAGAGTTACTTGGAAAAGTTGCTGGTGCCTTTTATTCCAATCCGCAGCCCTTTGCAGAATTGAGTCATGTCAATCTTCTGATCCATAAGGAAGTGAACAACTCTTTTCCGAGTGATCACACGATTTTTATTTTTTCTATTTGCCTGATCTTTTGGCTGTTTCACAAGCGGCATATTTATTGGCTTTTTATTGCAAGTGCTGTTGGGTTTTCAAGAATTTGGGTGGGGGTTCATTATCCATTTGATGTCTTAGCAGGTGCTGTCATAGCATGTTTAACAGCGGTCGCTGTTATTGGTTTGCCGATATTCCAAAAGTTTATTGATGCCATCCTGTCATGTTATGAATGGTTTGAACAGAAATGTGTAGGGAAGAGAACGGAATAA
- a CDS encoding iron chaperone — protein MHVFEEYVSNIGNPELKQRIQDILKWIEDTFPQLEPRIAWNQPMFTDHGTFIIGFSVAKHHISVAPEGKGIDHFSAEIVQAGYDHGKKMFRMKESLPIDYPLLKKIIEFNIEDKADCSTFWRK, from the coding sequence ATGCATGTGTTTGAAGAATATGTAAGCAACATTGGTAACCCAGAGCTGAAGCAGCGCATTCAAGACATATTAAAATGGATTGAAGACACATTTCCACAATTAGAGCCAAGAATTGCATGGAATCAGCCCATGTTCACAGATCACGGCACGTTTATTATTGGGTTTAGCGTGGCAAAACATCACATTTCTGTCGCACCAGAAGGAAAAGGAATTGATCACTTTTCAGCTGAAATTGTACAAGCTGGTTATGATCATGGGAAAAAGATGTTTCGCATGAAAGAAAGCTTGCCCATCGATTATCCTCTACTTAAAAAAATCATCGAATTTAATATCGAAGACAAAGCGGATTGTTCAACGTTTTGGCGAAAATAA
- a CDS encoding response regulator aspartate phosphatase has protein sequence MSKVPVAELASLLNDWNMEIKKDHADEAERLFAKAKQAVEEIDDADILMYYSLLEKRHHILMYNLRGQKGDVSTKSIEGHYGKKDDDLSHRLAYYFDFYEGVYEQHQGNYEVALQMYQSAEKLLDKIPSEIERADFDFKVAWLYYRLSHIMLSLSYIRRALHVYKRHKHYERRTALSYSLVAANLTEIGRYEEALENYRLAEEVLTSEQDDFMLAQHHHNVAILYSFWNKPKESIRHLEKALSHQEYYDSDFFFHSTYLISRELCVIGEKQRASQYIEAAYARIKDASHEVFQLKIGIVHDLYLTNAPQRFQQIDEKLRKLEEKNEYHEVKELSHFAAKYCEKQALFEQSVFYLNKSLEADLHMKRMGLI, from the coding sequence ATGAGCAAAGTTCCTGTTGCGGAATTGGCATCACTATTAAATGACTGGAACATGGAAATCAAAAAAGATCATGCAGATGAGGCAGAACGATTATTTGCTAAAGCGAAACAAGCAGTAGAGGAAATTGACGATGCTGATATCCTCATGTATTATTCTCTGCTTGAGAAGAGGCATCACATTCTCATGTACAATTTGAGAGGGCAAAAGGGTGATGTATCAACGAAAAGTATAGAAGGTCATTATGGGAAAAAAGATGATGATCTGTCTCATCGCCTTGCCTATTATTTCGATTTTTATGAGGGTGTGTATGAGCAGCACCAAGGAAATTATGAGGTAGCATTGCAAATGTATCAAAGTGCTGAAAAGCTCTTAGATAAAATTCCAAGTGAGATAGAACGTGCTGATTTTGATTTTAAGGTGGCATGGCTTTACTATCGACTTAGTCATATTATGCTCTCATTAAGCTATATTCGCAGAGCCCTCCACGTCTATAAACGTCACAAGCATTATGAAAGAAGAACGGCACTTTCATACTCTCTCGTTGCAGCTAATCTAACAGAGATCGGGCGGTACGAAGAGGCGCTTGAGAATTATCGTCTGGCGGAAGAGGTTTTGACAAGCGAGCAGGATGACTTTATGCTGGCTCAGCATCACCACAATGTGGCTATTTTATATTCATTTTGGAACAAACCGAAAGAATCGATACGTCATCTTGAAAAAGCGCTGTCCCATCAAGAGTATTATGATTCAGATTTCTTTTTCCATTCTACGTATCTGATCAGCCGGGAACTCTGTGTGATTGGTGAAAAGCAGCGTGCAAGCCAATATATAGAGGCTGCATATGCCAGAATAAAAGATGCTTCTCATGAAGTGTTTCAGCTCAAAATAGGCATCGTACATGATCTTTACTTAACGAATGCGCCACAAAGATTTCAGCAAATTGATGAAAAATTAAGAAAGTTAGAAGAGAAGAATGAATATCATGAAGTAAAAGAGCTTTCGCATTTTGCGGCAAAATATTGTGAAAAGCAAGCACTTTTTGAGCAGTCTGTTTTTTACTTGAACAAAAGTTTAGAAGCGGATTTACATATGAAAAGAATGGGGTTGATTTAA
- a CDS encoding YoaK family protein produces MTILTAHSFRNISLIFLCLSAGIVDVIGYLSLGHVFTANMTGNIVLLGIAAGSSLQLTALHSITALSGFVLGVLLAVVMGGKHEKTFWPKAVTRIFIIEVMILLLFALMTIFPYTQGAYFMLIILLSMAMGMQTTAARKLNVAGISTTVLTSTLANLFEDLAQRLSHREKRKAPIQHASLMRIGSIVFYCLGAALAAYTDAYDPFIIIWLPICILGVIVITATFMHFHQLK; encoded by the coding sequence ATGACCATCTTGACCGCACATTCATTTCGAAACATATCACTGATCTTCTTATGTCTTTCCGCAGGAATTGTGGATGTGATTGGCTATTTGAGCCTAGGACATGTGTTTACAGCAAATATGACGGGTAATATTGTACTGCTTGGCATTGCAGCAGGAAGTTCATTGCAGCTAACAGCCCTTCATTCCATCACTGCACTGAGTGGGTTCGTTCTAGGTGTTTTACTTGCCGTTGTGATGGGCGGGAAGCATGAAAAAACGTTTTGGCCAAAAGCCGTTACACGTATCTTTATTATAGAAGTGATGATCTTGCTTCTATTTGCTCTTATGACCATTTTTCCTTATACACAGGGTGCTTATTTTATGCTGATTATTCTTTTAAGTATGGCCATGGGCATGCAGACGACGGCCGCACGTAAATTAAATGTTGCTGGCATTTCCACAACTGTTCTAACGAGCACACTCGCTAACCTGTTTGAAGATTTGGCTCAGCGCTTATCACACAGGGAAAAAAGAAAAGCCCCTATTCAGCATGCGAGCTTGATGCGAATCGGTTCTATTGTCTTTTACTGCCTAGGTGCCGCTTTAGCTGCATACACTGATGCTTACGATCCGTTTATCATCATTTGGCTGCCTATCTGCATCCTTGGGGTCATTGTGATCACTGCTACATTCATGCACTTTCACCAATTGAAATAG
- a CDS encoding DNA ligase D, with the protein MKPMRLTAAHDIPAGADWVFELKYDGFRAILVWEEGEIHLESRAGKRLNEQFPEVVDQCEQLKDQFAPFLPLTLDGELVFLLSEQQSDFAKVQQRGRLKNKEAIQRQAERFPCHFIAFDLLRCTGKSLVDLPLIERKERLQQVFQEIKLPSSVQLEHPSLLQVIHTDPNPEYMKELMTTYLAEGLVAKKRTSKWQDNTRSKEWLKIKNWRYVSVIVTRFDKENGYFQGSIYQNSALIEVVQFKHGFSKEEEQTLRTLFQTKGQLTGASSYEIPPSIIASIACISFDGSALREPRFSSFLLDTDPAACTFQQMLKQLYPLPAVIDVTHPEKPIVPALQLNKADYLLYLRQVAPYLLPFLRERRLTLIRYPHGTGDEYFYQKSTPDYAPDFVLTDEVDDISYTVCNDPRTLLWLGNQLAMEFHIPFETRDTDRPAEIVFDLDPPSVKEFHLAIEAAKRIKALLDGLFLTAFIKTSGGKGLQIYIPLKKNAFTYDETRQFTAFICQFLCEQAPNLFTLERLKKNRGNRLYLDYLQHDAGKTIIAPYSPRGNELGLVATPLEWEELYQKELHPSMFTMPAVIERLKEKGDPFRRMRHLVNDDAFRQVLHQLQDILPAHKMDFRDH; encoded by the coding sequence ATGAAACCTATGCGATTAACGGCAGCACATGATATTCCGGCCGGTGCAGACTGGGTGTTTGAATTAAAATATGATGGCTTTCGGGCCATTCTTGTATGGGAAGAAGGCGAGATTCATTTAGAAAGCAGAGCTGGAAAACGGCTAAATGAGCAATTTCCTGAAGTGGTGGATCAGTGCGAACAATTAAAAGACCAGTTTGCTCCTTTTTTACCGCTGACGCTTGACGGAGAATTGGTCTTTTTACTGAGTGAACAGCAAAGCGATTTTGCGAAGGTTCAGCAAAGAGGCAGGCTGAAAAACAAAGAAGCCATACAACGACAGGCTGAACGATTTCCATGTCACTTCATTGCGTTTGATCTATTAAGATGCACAGGAAAATCTCTCGTTGATTTACCGTTGATAGAAAGAAAAGAACGGTTACAGCAAGTATTTCAAGAAATAAAGCTTCCCTCATCTGTTCAGCTGGAGCACCCTTCCCTTCTTCAGGTCATTCATACAGATCCAAACCCCGAATACATGAAAGAGCTGATGACGACATATTTAGCGGAAGGACTCGTGGCGAAAAAAAGGACGAGTAAATGGCAGGACAATACTCGCTCAAAAGAATGGCTAAAAATCAAAAACTGGCGGTATGTCTCTGTCATTGTAACCCGTTTTGATAAAGAAAATGGCTATTTTCAAGGCTCCATTTATCAAAATTCGGCTCTCATCGAGGTTGTTCAATTTAAGCATGGATTTTCTAAAGAAGAAGAACAAACGCTTCGTACGCTCTTTCAAACAAAAGGCCAGTTAACAGGGGCATCATCATATGAAATCCCTCCTTCTATCATTGCCAGCATTGCTTGTATATCCTTTGATGGATCAGCCTTAAGGGAGCCGCGTTTTTCTTCCTTTTTACTAGATACTGATCCAGCAGCGTGCACCTTTCAGCAAATGCTCAAACAGCTGTATCCACTCCCTGCTGTTATAGACGTCACTCACCCTGAGAAACCCATTGTGCCAGCCCTTCAACTGAACAAGGCAGATTATTTACTTTATTTGAGACAAGTGGCTCCCTACCTTTTGCCCTTTTTACGTGAAAGGCGTCTTACTTTAATTCGGTATCCTCATGGCACTGGGGACGAATACTTTTATCAAAAGTCGACACCTGATTATGCACCAGATTTTGTTTTGACAGATGAGGTTGATGATATTTCTTACACGGTCTGTAATGATCCTCGTACGCTTCTTTGGCTCGGTAACCAGCTGGCGATGGAATTTCATATTCCTTTTGAAACAAGAGATACCGATCGGCCGGCAGAAATCGTCTTTGATTTAGACCCGCCATCTGTCAAAGAATTTCACCTAGCCATAGAAGCAGCCAAGCGAATCAAAGCGCTTTTAGATGGACTCTTTCTCACAGCTTTTATCAAAACAAGCGGGGGAAAAGGACTTCAAATTTACATTCCATTAAAGAAAAACGCCTTCACATACGATGAAACGAGACAATTCACAGCTTTTATATGCCAATTTTTATGCGAACAAGCACCTAATCTCTTTACTCTGGAACGTTTAAAGAAAAATCGCGGCAATCGTTTATATTTAGATTACCTTCAGCATGATGCTGGAAAAACAATCATCGCCCCATATTCCCCAAGAGGAAACGAGCTTGGACTCGTTGCGACACCACTTGAATGGGAAGAACTGTATCAGAAAGAGCTTCATCCATCTATGTTTACCATGCCGGCTGTCATTGAGCGGCTAAAGGAAAAAGGCGATCCGTTTCGCCGCATGAGGCACCTTGTGAATGATGATGCTTTTAGACAAGTCTTACATCAGCTTCAAGACATTTTACCAGCTCATAAGATGGACTTTCGCGATCATTAA
- the ku gene encoding non-homologous end joining protein Ku, whose protein sequence is MHTVWKGGISFGLVNIPVKLFTATENKDIKLRQLHKECHTPINYKKVCANCGEEVAPEQIVKAYEYAKNKFIELDDEELEKLRKENEEKAVEIIDFVKIEEIDPIYYERSYFLSPDTGGAKAYSLLRKALEESGKIGVAKMMIRSKEQLAIVRCYEHILLMETIHFPDEIRQVSDVPNIPQEENIVKKELDTALLLIEQLTTTFDPAAYQDEYREQLMNLIGNKISGEHTVQPETTGKKDPASNVTDLMAALQASIDRSKPAKAKKAAPKKRKAPAKKEKNA, encoded by the coding sequence ATGCATACAGTATGGAAAGGCGGCATTAGTTTCGGATTGGTCAACATTCCAGTCAAGCTGTTTACCGCTACAGAAAATAAAGATATAAAGTTAAGACAGCTGCATAAGGAGTGTCACACGCCTATTAACTACAAGAAAGTATGTGCCAATTGCGGTGAAGAGGTAGCGCCAGAACAAATCGTGAAAGCGTATGAATATGCGAAGAATAAATTTATTGAATTAGATGATGAAGAGCTAGAAAAACTGCGAAAAGAAAATGAAGAAAAAGCCGTTGAAATCATTGATTTTGTGAAGATAGAGGAGATTGATCCAATCTATTATGAAAGAAGTTACTTTTTATCACCAGATACAGGCGGAGCGAAGGCTTATTCATTATTAAGAAAAGCTCTAGAGGAATCAGGTAAAATTGGTGTGGCAAAGATGATGATCCGCTCAAAGGAGCAATTAGCGATAGTTAGGTGCTATGAACATATTTTGCTGATGGAAACCATTCATTTCCCTGACGAAATTAGACAAGTATCAGACGTACCGAATATCCCCCAAGAGGAGAACATTGTCAAGAAAGAGTTAGATACAGCGCTCCTTTTGATCGAACAGCTGACCACCACATTCGATCCAGCGGCATATCAGGATGAATACAGAGAACAGCTGATGAATTTAATTGGCAATAAAATATCTGGAGAACATACCGTTCAGCCAGAAACGACTGGCAAAAAAGATCCAGCATCCAATGTGACGGATTTAATGGCCGCTTTGCAGGCTTCGATCGACCGCTCAAAACCAGCCAAAGCAAAAAAAGCAGCGCCTAAGAAAAGAAAAGCACCAGCCAAAAAAGAAAAAAATGCATAA